The DNA sequence CGGCAGTGGCCGGCAGCCGCCGCTGGGTGAACGACGCCGCCACGTCGGTGCGCACCCGCTGCGTCGGCGTGCCGTCCACATCGGTCACGGCGGTACGCAGCGCCTCGTGCCGGTCGACGACGCGCTGCACGGCGGCGCGCAGCATGGCCGGGTCGAGGTCACCGGCGAGTCGCCACGCCTTGCAGATGTTGTAGAGCGTACGCACACCGCTGATCTGTTCGTGGAGGTAGATGCCGCGCTGGTGGGTGCTCAGCGGCGCGGTCCGCGACTCGGCGGGCCGGTCCTCACGCCGGTACCCCAGGGCACGGGCCAGTGCCGTCGTGGCCGGTGACAGCGTCGCGGGGTCGAACGCGTGCCGCCAGCGCTCGGCGGCGGTGGCGTCGACGCCGCGGTCCGGGTCGAACGTCGGGTCGCCGTGCATGCGCGACTGCGGGTGCAAACCGCTGGTCATCCGGCCGTCGGCGCCGACGGCCGGGTCCAGCATGGCCGGTTCGAGGGGTACGCCGAGGAAGCCGGCGAGCCGGGTCAGCACCTCCTGCGGGTCGGCGACGAGGTCCTCGTAGCGGATGAGGATGCGGCGGTCGGCCGGCACGTCGGCGAGTGCGGCGGTGACGTTGTCGTTGGCGGTCAGCCAGGTCAGCTCGGCCAGCTCACGCGGGGTGAACGCGTGTGGGTGGCGGAACACCTGCTCCATCCGGGCCCGCAGGAACGAGTCGATCATGCCGCCCGGATGCCGGACGAGGTGGATGTAGTACGGCTGGTCGAAGAGCGTCTCGGCGCGGCGGATCGCTGCGGCGTCCACGGCGTAGGTGGAGGTCTTGTCGACCAGCAGCCTGCCCCGCGCGCTGGACTGCAGGTAGTCGTAGGTGTCCCGGACCGGCCGGTCGGCCAGCTCGGCGAGGCGTTCGGCCGCCTGGGCGGCGGTGCCGCCGTCGAGGTCCATGGCGGCGCGTAGCAGACCCTCCGTGGCGTACCGGTGGCTGCCGCCGAGCGCGGCCGCGCGCTGGGCCATCGTGTCGAAACCGAGCAGCTCCAGCTCCGGCGGGGCGAAGAGCCGGCTGCTGCCGGCCAACAGCACGCGCAGCAGGGTGGACCCGGACCGTGGGGCGGACAGGATGAAGGCCGCGCGGGGCAGCTTCGGACCGGCGGCCGGCGCCGGCTCGACGCCGGTGACGATGGCGCGGAACCGTCGCAGATCGGCACCGGTGATCGCCGTGTCGGGGCGGCGGCTGGCGGTGGTCTGCGGCGCGCCGGTGAGGTGGGTCGCCAACGCCGGGTACTGCGTGGCCAGGTAGGTGCAGAAGGCGCGCAGGGTCGGAGCGTCGAACAGGGCGCGGACGTAGAGCACGTCGCCGGCGGGGTTCATCCGCTGGAGGCGGTTGATCAGCTCGCCCGCGCGCAGGGACGAGCCGCCGATGCCGAAGAAGTCGTCGTCCACGTCGACCGTGTCGACGGCCAGCACGTCGGCCCAGATCGCGGCCATCGCGGTGCGCAGAGCCTCGCCGTGGGGGCGCGCATCGGATCGCGCGGCGAGGTGCGCCGCCGACCTCTCGGCCTCCGTCGAGGGCCGCCCTTGCGCCGGGGACGCGGTGACTGGGGGTTCCGCCTGCGCCGGGGACGCGGTGGTCAGCGGCGTACGGCGCAGTGCCGGACGGTCGATCTTGCCGTTGGGCAGCAGCGGCAGGCTTGCGCTGAGGGTCAGGCGGGACGGCACCAGGTACGGCGGCAGGACCCGCGCCAGCCGAACCCGGATGTCGGCGACCGTGACGGTGTCGTCGGCGGGCACGACCCAGGCGGCCAGCTCCTTCGCGCCGTCCGGCCCGGCCACGGCGGCGACCACCGCGCGTTCGACGCCGGACAGCCCGGCGAGCGCCGCCTCCACCTCCCCGGGCTCCACCCGGAATCCAGCGATCTTGATCTGCTGGTCGTCCCGGCCGAGGATTTCCAGTCGGCCGTCCGGCAGCCGGCGGGCCAGGTCACCGGTTCGGTAGAGCCGGCGGCCGGCCGCGTCGACGGGAAACCGCTCCGCGGTCAGTTCGGGGCGGTTCCAGTACCCGCGGGCGAGCCCGGCGCCGCCGATGCACAGCTCGCCGACCCAGCCGACCGGGACCGGCCGGAGGTGGGCGTCGGTGACGTAGACGCTCTGGTTCGGCAGCGGGCGGCCGATCGTCGGGCGGTCGGCGTCCTGGATCCCGATACGCGCCGCCGTCGACCAGACCGTCGTTTCTGTCGGTCCGTACATGTTCCACACCGCACGCGACCGTGCCACCAGCCGACGGGCCAGCGCCGGCGGCATGGGCTCGCCGCCGCAGAGCGCGATCAGCGGCGGCAGGTCGGGGGTCGCGGCCAGCAGCATCTGCCAGGTCGTCGGGGTGGCCTGCATGACGCCGGCCCCGCTGCGGCGCAGCAGCTGCCCGAGCCGGGCGCCATCGCGCACGTCGTCCGGTCCGGCGATGACCACCCGTCCGCCGGTCAGCAGAGGCGCCAGCAGTTCGAGCGTGGCGATGTCGAAGGACAGCGAGGTCACCGACAGCAGCGCGTCGGCCGGGCCGAGGCCGATCAGGTCCGCGGCCCCGTACAGCAGGTTGAGCAGCGCCGAGTGCGGCACGTCGACGCCCTTCGGCGTGCCCGTCGACCCGGAGGTGTAGATCAGGTACGCGGTGCCGCCCGGGGCGGCGTCGCACTCGTGGCCCGCCGCCGGGTCGCGGTCCGGTTCGCGGTCCGGTTCGCTGTGCAGCAGATCGTGGTGGAGAGGCAGCAGCACCCGGCCGGCGTGCAGCCCGGCGGGCGGGGTGGCGGCCTCGGCGTCGGTGAGCACGATCATGGCGCCGCTGTCGGTGAGCATGAACTCCAGGCGCCGGTGGGGGTAGGCGGGGTCGAGGGGCAGCCAGGCCGCGCCGGCCCTCCAGACCGCCAACATGGCCACCACCTGCAGCATCCCGCGTTGCAGGTGTACGCCGACGATGTCGCCGGGTCCCGCGCCGGTACGGCGCAGCCGGGCCGCGAGCCGGTGGGCGGCGGCGTCGAGCTGCCGGTAGGTCAGCGTCTCGTCGCCGCAGATCAGCGCGACGGAGGCCGGTGTGCGCCGCGCCTGCGCCGCGATCAGGTGCGACGCCGTGGTACCGCTCGGGTACGGGCGCGCCGTGTCGTTCCACCTGTCCTCGATGAGCGCGCGTTCGTCGTCGTCGAGCAGGCTCAGCGAGTCGATCGGGGCGTCGGGGCTCGTCGCGCAGCCGCGCATCAGCACCGGCAGCCGCCCCAGCCAGCCCGGCACCGGCCCGCTCGTGCCGGCGGTGGCGTACAGCAGGTCGCCGTCGTCATGCACCTCGACGACGATCGGCACCGCGTCGTCGTCGGCGGCGATGCGCGTGCCGCGCTGTGCCAGCAGCGCCCGCGGCGAGGGCGCGCCGGTCAACCGGTAGCGGTGCTGATGGGTCAGGCCACCGGTGATGACGGTCGCCTCGACCGTGGTCGTCTCGGTGCCCTGCTCGGTGCGGACCGCGATGGCGGCGACGGCGCCGAGCACGCATTCGACGGGGCAGCCGGTGTGGTGGCTGAGGCCGGCCGTTGCGGCGATGTCGGTGCGTGGGACGGCGACGCTCATCCGCGCTCGACCTGGGCCGGCACGGTGTTGGTGGCTCGCCACTGCTCACCGGTACGCGCCACGATGGTGTCGCCGGTCGAGACCGCCAGCGGCGCCGCCAGGGGGCTGTACGTCTCGGTGGTCCAGACCGGCTGTCCGTCGTAGAGCAGCTCCTGCGTCCACAGCAGGCCCGACACCCGCCCTGGTACCGCTGCCCGCAGTCGCGTCTCGCCGGGGAAGCCGATGAACGACGGTGCCGAGTAGTCGATCATGTGGAAGGTGTCGGTCTCGCTGAGCAGCCGCACGTGACGTCGGTCGAAGCGGACCGATGCCATCGAGGTGGGTGGCCGCCAGGCCGTCGCGGCCGGGTCGGTGGGCCGGCTCCGCTTGATCGGCAGCTCCTGCTTGGTGCGGTCGATCAACGGCTGGTAGTCCAACCCGTACACGCTGCGGAGCACGTCAGCGGAGGCGTCCAGGTCGGCCCGCTCGGTGAACAGGTCCCAGTCCAGCCGCTCGCACGCGGCGACGCTGTAGCGCACCGCTCCCGGCACGATGCGGCACTCGGGCACGCAGAAGCGGTCCCGCAGCTCGAACACCATGCGGGAGCGGGCCTCGTCGATCAACGGATGGTTGGTGTAGATGAAGGCCAGCAGCAGGTCGAACCGAGCCTCGAGGACGGCCGGCGGCAGGTCCAGGTCCATCAGGTCTGCCTGCAGGAAGGTCATCCGATCGGCCAGGCCGTTCTTCTCCGCCACCGCCTGGGCCAACTCCAGGTGCTGGCGGTCGACGCCCACCGCGCTGACCGCCCCGGCCCGCAGGGCGACGAACGACAGCAGGCCACTGCCGGTTCCGGCATCGAGGACACGGTCGCCGGGGCGGGTGGCCGCCCGCACCGCGCGCTGCACGTTGTGACCACGGTCGAGACTCAGCAGCAGGCGCAGGTGCAGATCGGTGGTGAACGGTACGTCGACAAGGCGGCTCATTGGCCCTCCGTGGGCTCGGATCTGAACACGGAGACGCGAAGCCGCACCGCAGCCGCCGGTCCTCCGTGCAGGACCGTTTCAGCATCGACGGCGGTAACATCGACGCTACACTGTTATGTCACAGGCCTGAGCATTGACT is a window from the Solwaraspora sp. WMMD792 genome containing:
- a CDS encoding 50S ribosomal protein L11 methyltransferase, translating into MSRLVDVPFTTDLHLRLLLSLDRGHNVQRAVRAATRPGDRVLDAGTGSGLLSFVALRAGAVSAVGVDRQHLELAQAVAEKNGLADRMTFLQADLMDLDLPPAVLEARFDLLLAFIYTNHPLIDEARSRMVFELRDRFCVPECRIVPGAVRYSVAACERLDWDLFTERADLDASADVLRSVYGLDYQPLIDRTKQELPIKRSRPTDPAATAWRPPTSMASVRFDRRHVRLLSETDTFHMIDYSAPSFIGFPGETRLRAAVPGRVSGLLWTQELLYDGQPVWTTETYSPLAAPLAVSTGDTIVARTGEQWRATNTVPAQVERG